The Xyrauchen texanus isolate HMW12.3.18 chromosome 49, RBS_HiC_50CHRs, whole genome shotgun sequence genome contains the following window.
TCGGCAACTTGCTGCATCAGGAGGGACTCGGCCTGCGAATGATGAGGAATCTATAAATAGGAATAAAAAGAGTAAACGGATGCTGTTGTCTTTAAGAACGCAGGATAAAAAGGTCAAAAGTGAGGTCTATGACCCCTTTAACCCTACGGGATCAGATTCCTCCGATGATGAACCAGAAAATGAGGGTCCTGATGTTGGAACCCATAATACTGACTCAAGAGTGCCAGTTGGTCCCATTGAGGATGCCTGCCATCAAATCAAATCTGAGTCTATGAATGTAGATGCATCCGATACAGAGAGAGGCTCTGAAATGTCTGCAGAAGTTAAACCTGATCCAGAATCTTTCAGGGACACATTGTGGACACAGGAATTGCATCATTCAGATGCAGTCCCACTTCAGACACCCTCAAATCTTGCTGTGGATTTTAGTAGAAGCGAAGCAATGAGGAAGACTGAACAGTGTAGAACTCCTGAAACCCTGTCTTGGAAAATTCAGGAGAGCTCTGGATCAAGCTTGTCATGCAATGATCAGAACATTAAGATGGAGGTGAAGTCTGAGCCTGAGGATGGACCTCCACCATTCAGACCCCAATCAAAGTCTCTCGAGGAGTCTCTAGCAAACCTAAAACAAGATTCCCAAGGGAATGGGGTGTGTGAAGAGCTCCCATCGTCCAGTGGTTCTTTTAATGCTACTCACATGGCAAAGGTGATGAAGGAACGGCCTCACCAGTCCAAGAATAGGAAACGATCACGTTCCAATTCACAAAGCCCTCACAATAAAGACTCTCACAAAAAGAAAGACAAGAGGTCAAGTTCAAATTCCAGGGATCGGTGGCGATCCCGTTCAAAAGAGAAGAAACGCTTTCGCTCAAGATCGAAAGAGCAGAGACGTCCACAATCAAGAGATATGAGGTGTTCATCTAGTTCTAGCAGTAGAGAGAGGAAGACAAGTGGTAAAGGAACAAGTCATGATAAGAATGACAACAGAGGTAGGGAAAGACAAAGGAAAAGATCAAAAGAAACAAGGCGTTCTCGTTCTCGCTCATTTTCTAGATCCATAGAAAAGAGGAAGGTATTGAAGGATCAGGGTGAGGCAAGAACAAGAAGGCAAAAGTCAAGATCACGGTCAATAACAAGAGACCGAAAAAGGCGAGAAGCCCGACTGGAGAGCTCTCAACATATGGGAAAACCCCTACGTGAGACGAGCGAGCCTTCGTCCGCTGAATTAAATGAGCCTGCTCTAAGTGCAAACGAGATTTCAACCCCTTTAATGACAGAAAAAGATGGAACACGTGAGGCCGAGTCTGTTTCGTTGTCATTGGTTAAACAAGAGATTAATTCAATTGGGATCACAACCCATGTACTTGGGTCAAGGAATGGTGACCTGACCAGAACACTTAAAGAAAGTAAGGAAGACATTGCACTTAAGGTGTCAAATGAGCCTCATACATTTAAGCCCAAAGAGTTTAAAATAGTGGAACCGTGGCCTATTGGAGTAGTCAAGAATTTGAAAGATATAAAAAAAGAGGAACCCTGTCTCAAATTATGTGAAGAATTAGATGGTGTTAAAGACACAAAGGCAAATATTTCTATAGACTTCTTCAAAGAATCACCTGAACTGAATGAAATGGAGTTGGACAGTGCTGGTTTAGAAAAGTGCCAAGCTGGCTTTCAAGATGATAAAATGAAAGCAAAGGAAATGGTTTTTGAACCAAAACTGATAAAAATTGAGCAAATATGGCCTGATGAAGACGATTTGCCATGCTGTAGTGACAACACTCTTGTCATCAATTTGGATACACCTGATATAGATTTTGTGAACTGTAAAAAGGAGACCACTGAGATATATCAGTCACCTTTTATGACCGAGAATATAGAGATGGCAACTGTCCAACCACCAGGCCCAATTAAACAAGAAGTTAATTCCTCAGATGAAGATATCAGTGTTGATTACTTGATCGACAACTTGGACTTCATTAAGAAGGAAATGAGTGAGAGCTCTGTGACTGACTCTACAGACACTGTTGACCCCAATTCTGCCATCAAAGAGGCTCAAACAGGGAATAAAATATCGGAAGCTGTCATAGTTGGTGCTAAGTCTAAGTTACAAGGAAAGCGAGTTACTTGGAATTTGCAGGAACCAGAGGAGCCCCAGTCTGAAAAATTAAGCAGTGAGTAACTTATCTTTTGAAGGACTATTTCTCACTCAACTTCCCACAAAATGTTTTTGCGTCCTGTTCACACCATCCAAATTTTAAGCACAAGAAATATACAagatattcaaatgaatgggcTGTGTATTCAGGGCTCCAAACTGTGAATAAATGGTGGTATTTTGTGACCATTTTTCCTAACAGTGCGATTAAACTTTACAAGAGGTTGCACTGGTGCAATAACAAAGTTGGGCGACTCTCTGATTTTGCGCTGTAGTTTTTTTTGTTGCGCATGAGAAATGACAAACATCAAACGTTCCAAAAGCGAAAGGAAACAGTTCAGAGACATGCTTTTTTACGTGGACAGGTCCCGAGCGCTCAGCAATGGAGATCATTATAAACAGCGCTGCGAGAAGTACAGGCAGAATCGCGGATTcggcattgattatttgtttataaCCTCTATGAAAACCCATATGTCGAtgattaaactaatttaaaatggtattaattggccccaacattctaaacagcattgaaagaaaataaagaagaaatctGAGCAGACAAATTGTAAGGCTCTCAACCCAcacatcacaaaaaatatttaccaTGAACTTAGATCAATAGAACTCATTATCAATAGATCGGGGTAGTGAGGGACTGGAATTTAAGTTTTGGATGTGTTTTTCTTATGACATAGAATAATTTGTTTTAAGGTTACTGTCCATATAATCATAGTTTTACCTTTGGTTATTATGATCTAATTGCAAATACCACAGTTAAAACTATATGGATACACTTgaactttccttctgtgtaaaatcttttCTAATGCTGTCAGATTGTAGAAAAaggctttgtttgtcttcagatgactATTTTAATCTGCAAGATCCTGATGAAAAGAAACCGTGAAGGAAAACTATTTCCCACTATCACACCGCGTCGTAACCAGACTCGATGTGACGCTGCGAGATgcaataaaaggtatcttttccaatAAACAGTGTTTTTGTCCTAACCTGTCACGAGAGGGCATTCTGTTTTCTACTACGTTTCGCCAGGCAGCCCAGTCAAAAATGGGTCTAAAATCCTTCTCATAACAGTATGCTATATATTGAAGCCAGAGTGACACACTAGCCTGTTCAAAACAACTGTATTTTCGCAGAGGATTTCACAGACACTGAATGTTGTATTTGAGGTCTCGGTCTCGTCAACCAGAGCTCGGTcattgacgcacacacacacactggctcaTTTAGAATTTCTCTCCGCTTCCCTGTCACATGGAGATAGACGAAAAAACAACAGAGTACCGCGTGAGTGCGTGAACATTAAAAATGATAATAGACTGAATTTTGATGCGATTCATAGTCACTTTGCCCTGTGTATATGTGATCGTGTCCTTATCCCCTTGAGGTTTGCCATAGAAAGTGTATGGCCATACGCAACCCATGGTTACAGTGTCCATTTTGCTTTCATATGAAAGACATTTTCTCTCCGCTAATGCTGTTAACTATACAGTGGAACTTGTAACCCTTCTATGTACAATTTGCACATAGACAAAAGGCAATTTTGCAGCAAATGACGCATGTGCTTTTACACCAGCAGCGATTCTGCTGCAGAAATTGTAGAAACATTCAAATGTACAGAAAATCAAGTTATAAAATGGTTATCATGAGTGAGCTATTGATAAGTGTTACAAACTTGATCATCATGAAATCTTATTTGCACGCTGGTGTAATCTAATGCAATCTTGTAGAATTATTTCATGTAGTGACAGCCAACACGATGAGCTCTGcttatttcaaacatcattcaGTGGAAGGGGGAGGACGATGAGCCtaactgttgttttgcacaacagAGGAGTGTTTGATCACCTGGTTTGGATTGATCACTCTTAATAATATAGCTTTATAATAATGTCAGAAATAAGTAATTATGCACAGACACTGAATAGAGAGATCTCTTTGTTCTGAAACCAGAGATACTTGAGTACTTTTCGCACAAAAATAACACACTTCCAAGAATATGCTAACTCCTCATCAACAGCCAGGTACAGCATCCCATATTTTTTCCTTTGTTAAATAATCCTTATAAAGTGTCTTTCAGTACAAGAATGGGGTAAGTCCTGAATTTACCAGACATACCTGTAgttgtgtgcatttgtttacTTTTGGAAGTATGTACAGGTGTTAGACCCGCTCTCTGTTTAATAGTAAATAATAGAGTAGCTTTATTTTGTTTAAGGCTATGACTTTTAGTATACtatagttttaaatgataaaacactaTGTCTgcttaatgtaattattttaattatttagcttaattgtcatttttgttttccaACGAgctgtaataaaaacaaaaacacactagACTACAAGGATTTGCTTATTCTGTGCAATATCTACTTTTTTGGTGCAGCAAAAATGACTCGACAGTAAAACTCCCGCTGCTACTGCATCACACTAACTGGTGCTTCTGctttcataaatgtaaatacactaatttgttaacattaatatggACGTCGCTCCTTTGCATAGTGTAAAACAGGCATTATTctatgacaaatggattgcgtggatctcgtctttggacacagaaTGAGTGAACACAATCATTACTCTAATCACGCAATGAAAGGATTTCTGTGCtaaacttcttcaccactatactacacaatcactggtgtGTGGAATCTGAAGGTTTACCAGCCAGTGACTAATCACAGCCATTTTTAATCTCATAAAGAAAAATTGTCTCATATGTAAATTATGAGGGTCACAtgtagagtaaaagatcgatcttagGATTTAAATGTCATTATTGAATAATTCATTATTGAATGtcataattcatttaaatgaagattgtgatgcatcgaaaaaatctatatttttaccccaTCTGAAATATAATACTGCAATCATCCTAGGTGTTTTTATTTGATCAGTGATTTCCAATGTTTGATTGTTGAAAAGACCTCAATGACCATTTAGAGAATGGCTTGATGCAAAACGTTtttgtgtaaaacatttttaccagggcttaaagtattccggccgggggccggatttccggcttgagggcaggtccggcctccggcgcaggcaaaatttattaatcaggctgcaaattacagtcggacgcactttcggcgcggacgcgcttggaaaaaacgagtgcgccgcttccattatgagcgcgcataccgcgcggctgcatttgaaactgggaacttgaatgcggtttaatattttcgagtcaattgatttcacctaccaatcatatgagaggagcgcagctctaactaacgtcacaaaatcagaagcagagcagggcgggtcctggcaacagtgtgatcgagatccatacctcacgttagcgtcgtcggtgaaagcatggagcgcagaactccagaaacaacattaggtgacttaatgtcatcatggatgaaaagaaaggagatgtgagttggttgatttcgtaaattagctcaggtcagcataatcatattttctgtctacaccttttgatgttagccttacgttgactgagctaacattaacatacactgctgctaggtaacttcagactgttagttaaatatttaatgtagaacattctgcgtagcttactaaaaaaaacattatgtgtaggcctaccatgaaaacgagtccactttaaaccgctttattttctgtcagcaatgtatgacaagtaattgcagtgtgtacgcacctttagtgctgtcaacgttaacgtatgcgatttctttttttttttgtccagctttaatgttttaaaatatttaacacaattaacgctgcatccgttctttgtcattctttagctcttaatagttattagtttgtccaccaaatgctttaaaccattaatgtgcgacaagacaaaagagaacgcacttcagtaaatgtcctccacacacacacacacacacacacacgaggcacaaaaagtcgcgaaccagtatcgaattctctttcgcgcttgaacgaacaataacacacacatttatgccaaaatgtccgttttgtcgagtatcctcacaagaatcaatcattattaactttaagtgagttaaataaaatcttaaatggaagtaaagagtagtgagagaatgagacgcgtgagaacctgtcaccagctgtagatcttaaagtgacagtagccactaattctgtctgtcagtaaagttaaccaaagaacaaagggaacagagaaaactactaactactctttgactaaagaacgcttgtagctttaataaggattaatcgaatttgatttataatttatgcattgcggactattttataaccctaaaatttagtatactaaataaaatatcagtgatactggccttcattaataaaaagatgccattaagatacagccgtaatacttaaaaataaatggttccatTTGAAGATAAGTCCGTCTCTGCAAaacacccccaaaaaaaaaatttcaggctcagcaatttttttcactttaagcccTGTTTTACTAATATTTGAAACTTTTGATACCTTTTGGTCACGTCGGACTTGGTGGGAGAGGGAAGCCTCATTCAAATTTATGAGgaaagttaattaaaaaaaagcactttcCTGATGAATATTACCGATTCATCCAATCATTTATGCCTTCATGAATATAATAACAATtcttcccctgccatcctatTATTTGGAAATTCGCTAACAGGCATTCAACATTTCTTGACTAAGCAATGGACAAATGTTTAACTGTGTTAAAATGTACCaggaaatatataattttttgaacattttgaatGTTTTCCTATGCCTCTTATAGAACTTGCACTCTTCAAATTGAAACTCAAACAAGAGGGGTCACGAAGATCTAGCACCTATCCACAAACCTTCAATCAGGTACAGACTCTTTCCACCTGGGTCTTAATTCAAGAAATTCTTAAAATGTTGTCTTTTGCAACAACAACTGTTGCATTTTGACAATGCAAAATTTAGATGTATTTGTTCTAACCAAAGGCCATTGTATGCCCATAGAGTTTAGTTGCTTGAAGTGACCAGTGGGTGTCGTTAACTCACTGTTTTCATGCAcccttttttttccatttactcTCTTAGAGGAGAAAACAATGATGCAATTCTTACTATAGCCATGTGACTGAAACCAATAGCAGCCAAATAAGGCTTCACTTCAGATGAAACGAAAGTAAACATACCACTGGGAAATTGCCTCACTTTCTCAAGAAGTGTCCCTGACAGAAACATGTTCATCAATATTTATGTGTTTAGTATGCTTTACATGCTTTATGctttacatacatatttaaagTCATCatacactgtcatttaaaaatgtaaaaaaacaaaaaggaacatTTCATTCAGGTGTAAATTATTTACTTGAATGGAAGGGAAATACAGGAATATGACAGGATGTCAAGACACCTATTAAGACTGTGAAGGATTTTATgggattttcttcttttttttatcatgGGGGATTTAATGGACATTCCAGCTTGGCTTTGAGAACTTTGaatgtgcaatgaaagtgaaagctgAAGCTgaataatgatggtattgtaatttttgggataactatcccttttaattgCAGTGGTCACTGTAATAACTCTATTTCATATTAAAGGATAAAGCTTCAACTCAGGCTGAATCCAAACTCACAGCAACTGTGCTCAGCCCTCAATCTCTAGACTCTAGTAGGCCAAAATCCCAAAAGCAAGAAGCTGTACCGGACTCCAATCAGAAAGAGAAGGTGAGCCAAAGAGATATCTGCACGTTTTACTCTGTATTAAGAACATCTTCTTTAAGCTGTGGTTTGAGAACATGTTCTGTTGCACAATTTTATTATCAGTGATTCATATTAGATTTCATTGGCCTTGTGATGTCAATGGGTTGTCAGTGTAGAGCTCAAAGGTGACCGCCTTTTTTtgagttctggaagtattttctcACCAACTCTGAGATGaatcacatttctttttttttttttttttttacttaacccTATTATTGAGCTGTTTTTGATATGGCATTAAAGTCCTTACCTAATCACAGATCATTTCTGCTTTTCTGTAGTACATGAAGAAACTTCATATGCAAGAGCGAGCCATACAAGAGGTCAAACTGGCCATAAAGCCCTTCTACAAGAAAGGAGAGATAACTAAAGAAGAGTACAAGGAGATCTTGCGTAAGGCTGTTCAGAAGGTACATTTGTGAGATCGGATATTTCTTCTGTTGACTGTGTTTACATGTAGAATACTTTACTATATTAATCAGAATTAGGGATGTACCGATCCCATTCTTACACCTCAACTCTAGGTATGGGCTTATCCCGGTCCGATACATCATTGTTTTTTTCCTAATCTGTTTATATGGAATATCTGTAGCTCACTGTGTTGGAAGTAATTGGGGAAGCTCATTtatataaaaaggaaaaaacccaAAAATCTGTAACTATCAGTACACAATTTCAGTATAAATGTGTAGCCTATCAAGAAAACTTTGGTaactagtctactggataatgtagcagcaaagtTAATAGTAATTACAGTGAAAGTCTTTGGTAGAAAAGAAGCCTGTTCTCTTTGCACaatttgttttccatcttgtaTCTGGACTTCAAAAGGGTTCAGATGTCTTTAATTGTAACAGTATCTATAAGTCCACTTTTCATACACACCATTTTTTGAACCTagtcaaaatcaatatttttgtaatttgtaagcaaagaagaaaaataatatattattattattatttattacatgtCTATTCGACAATTTTAATGCAAGTTTCAGTCAGTCATGCAGCCTTACTGAATACCATACAAATGTTTCAGTggtcaaagtctgcaggtttagagtgttttggatggtttgcCCCTTATCATGAACAGTAATTGTCATTTTCACAAATGTCATGTCCGCTACAccttttttccacattaatgtgaaaatgacaaagaatGGAAATTAAATATTGCATGTTCTTAGGAATGCTAACCCTTCAACtttattgttctaacaaattATAGTCCCTTGTCaaacgcaactcctcacatgcTCACAAAATTATGCTCATCACACTCGTAGTAAAGATATTCAGTGAGTGAAATGGAAAATTAATACATTGCAAAGAGGgttgcaaatatcagaaatatccacagtcgctaatgttaatgaatgaatagaatagacCATCTGTATATCTGTGCACAGCTTAGAGTTACAGATGTGGCTTAATTGTCAAGTTTCTTCAGAAAACAAAAGAATATGAGAGTGTTAAACATGTTTACTtaaagcaaattctcctgtttgAAATAAGCTCAAAACACAGTGATTCGATGTGTAGATTCTAAGG
Protein-coding sequences here:
- the LOC127640666 gene encoding PHD and RING finger domain-containing protein 1-like; this encodes MDEEEDSQDELINRNVSHGKSKRPAMSIISDDEDISEDGGESEEVETDRVEDDGEDGEEEEVLDGEYEEDDDEEDESENEDSGNVLEGALGNIPADAAGLSSDEDSEKCPICLNSFHEQPVATPEACEHYFCIDCILEWSKNANSCPVDRIVFNSILLRKCYGGKVQKTIAVQKFVKPGQEEQVELDLDQTSCEVCGGRDCEDHLLLSNGCDAGYHTECLTPPLNAIPVEEWFCPECIFNNWSSGSDQVSEDESIFPTTSHSRSRAIARTQQSERVRANVNRHRITQARTAAQVVRKENNSRSCIAQSLGIKKPKPDSSIPSIYRPSENSLGSLQAEIGASSLSVYRDPFDLDPFDDRDEEIQDPTPSSGLDARQRGLSRSAMRSHQPVARPILAGLSRRGVSIPHVEDVAAEAPLSDLLGSILSGQSMLLMDCSDVVINRDGSLKATKQVCLSLLRSMTSRGSGSGETGNSPNSETSLLSPAGLAGSSSSPLWWPPSAHSSPGSRPTPQNPMSPCPLINSPHLPYSHPSPMGHAPLHPGAPQRAIVLNPSRPVNGPLNTNEIRGQPTSVVSSNPFDSHYQDKGSTARQSPVKKPPFKPVWVDVSVLPRIPKIKREGTASANSSSCLPGSSTTSLAGNSERLRTVDQQGTSQQSREMDAPKQTPERTGASSTFSSSFTTTTSSFGASSNSRPSSSVSFRISSRGNPWHARQLAASGGTRPANDEESINRNKKSKRMLLSLRTQDKKVKSEVYDPFNPTGSDSSDDEPENEGPDVGTHNTDSRVPVGPIEDACHQIKSESMNVDASDTERGSEMSAEVKPDPESFRDTLWTQELHHSDAVPLQTPSNLAVDFSRSEAMRKTEQCRTPETLSWKIQESSGSSLSCNDQNIKMEVKSEPEDGPPPFRPQSKSLEESLANLKQDSQGNGVCEELPSSSGSFNATHMAKVMKERPHQSKNRKRSRSNSQSPHNKDSHKKKDKRSSSNSRDRWRSRSKEKKRFRSRSKEQRRPQSRDMRCSSSSSSRERKTSGKGTSHDKNDNRGRERQRKRSKETRRSRSRSFSRSIEKRKVLKDQGEARTRRQKSRSRSITRDRKRREARLESSQHMGKPLRETSEPSSAELNEPALSANEISTPLMTEKDGTREAESVSLSLVKQEINSIGITTHVLGSRNGDLTRTLKESKEDIALKVSNEPHTFKPKEFKIVEPWPIGVVKNLKDIKKEEPCLKLCEELDGVKDTKANISIDFFKESPELNEMELDSAGLEKCQAGFQDDKMKAKEMVFEPKLIKIEQIWPDEDDLPCCSDNTLVINLDTPDIDFVNCKKETTEIYQSPFMTENIEMATVQPPGPIKQEVNSSDEDISVDYLIDNLDFIKKEMSESSVTDSTDTVDPNSAIKEAQTGNKISEAVIVGAKSKLQGKRVTWNLQEPEEPQSEKLSKLALFKLKLKQEGSRRSSTYPQTFNQDKASTQAESKLTATVLSPQSLDSSRPKSQKQEAVPDSNQKEKYMKKLHMQERAIQEVKLAIKPFYKKGEITKEEYKEILRKAVQKVCHSKSGEINPVKVANLVKAYVDKYKHARKHRKEETVQNQNTDTPKDFQTSV